The following proteins are encoded in a genomic region of Bubalus kerabau isolate K-KA32 ecotype Philippines breed swamp buffalo chromosome 15, PCC_UOA_SB_1v2, whole genome shotgun sequence:
- the RASSF10 gene encoding ras association domain-containing protein 10: MDPSEKKISVWICQEEKLVSGLSRRTTCSDVVRVLLEDGCRRRRRQRRSRRRGAAGDPPGPGELPEPLDEDDEDVDDEALPQGMLCGPPQCYCIVEKWRGFERILPNKTRILRLWAAWGEEQENVRFVLVRSEASLPNAGPRSAEARVVLSRERPCSARGVPARPSLAMTQEKQRRVVRKAFRKLAKLNRRRQQQPSSPCSSTSSSAASSCSSSSPRATESASVERMETLVHLVLSQDHTIRQQVQRLRELDREIDRYEAKVHLDRVRRHGVNYVQDTYLVGAGIELDGTGPGEEPEPEPEPAAATTTTPPLDSEAKAVALEELARRCDDLLQLQEQRAQQEELLERLSAEIQEELNQRWMRRRQEELSTREEPPDAEGGLDGELLLERERVRTQLSTSLYIGLRLNTDLEAVKSDLDYSQQQWDSKERELQGLLQTLHTLELTVAPDGTPVSSGPSRDPGPQACAEVWVDQARGLAKSCPGNDEDSDTGLSSMHSQDSDSVPVCESLV; the protein is encoded by the coding sequence ATGGATCCTTCAGAGAAGAAGATATCAGTGTGGATCTGCCAGGAGGAGAAACTGGTGTCCGGCCTTTCCCGCCGCACCACTTGTTCGGACGTAGTGCGGGTACTCTTGGAGGATGGCTGCCGGCGGCGACGGCGGCAGCGGCGGAGCCGGCGGCGGGGGGCGGCCGGCGACCCGCCAGGCCCAGGAGAGCTGCCGGAACCCCTGGACGAGGACGACGAGGACGTCGACGATGAGGCGCTGCCCCAGGGCATGCTGTGCGGGCCCCCGCAGTGCTATTGCATTGTGGAGAAGTGGCGGGGCTTTGAGCGCATCTTGCCCAACAAGACGCGCATCTTGCGCCTCTGGGCCGCCTGGGGCGAAGAGCAAGAGAACGTACGCTTCGTGCTGGTGCGCAGCGAGGCGTCGCTGCCCAACGCGGGTCCCCGCAGTGCCGAGGCGCGCGTCGTGCTCAGTCGCGAGCGCCCCTGCTCCGCGCGGGGGGTCCCAGCGCGGCCCAGCCTAGCCATGACCCAGGAGAAGCAGCGACGGGTGGTGCGCAAGGCCTTCCGCAAGCTGGCCAAGCTCAACCGGCGGCGCCAGCAGCAGCCGTCGTCGCCCTGTTCGTCCACTTCGTCGTCCGCAGCCTCATCCTGTTCGTCGTCGTCGCCGCGGGCCACCGAGAGCGCCTCGGTGGAGCGTATGGAGACGCTGGTGCACTTGGTGCTCTCCCAGGACCACACCATCCGTCAGCAGGTGCAGCGGCTTCGAGAGCTGGACCGCGAGATCGATCGCTACGAAGCCAAGGTGCATCTGGACCGCGTGCGGCGACACGGAGTGAACTACGTGCAGGACACCTACTTGGTGGGTGCCGGGATCGAACTCGACGGTACCGGCCCAGGAGAGGAGCCGGAGCCGGAGCCCGAGCCGGCGGCAGCGACTACAACGACGCCGCCCCTGGACAGCGAGGCGAAGGCGGTTGCGCTGGAGGAGCTGGCCCGGCGCTGTGACGACCTACTGCAGTTGCAGGAGCAGCGGGCCCAGCAGGAGGAGTTGCTCGAGCGCCTTTCGGCCGAAATCCAGGAGGAGCTGAACCAGAGGTGGATGAGGAGGCGCCAGGAGGAGCTCTCTACCCGGGAGGAGCCCCCGGACGCCGAGGGCGGCCTCGACGGTGAGCTGCTGCTGGAGCGCGAGCGGGTCCGGACGCAGCTCAGCACCAGCCTCTACATCGGGCTCCGGCTCAACACGGACCTGGAGGCCGTCAAGTCGGACTTGGATTACAGCCAGCAGCAGTGGGACAGCAAGGAGCGCGAGCTCCAGGGCCTTCTCCAGACTTTGCACACTTTGGAGCTGACCGTAGCGCCCGATGGGACTCCGGTGTCCAGTGGGCCCTCGCGGGACCCCGGGCCGCAGGCCTGCGCCGAGGTGTGGGTGGACCAGGCCCGCGGACTGGCCAAGAGCTGTCCTGGTAACGACGAGGACTCGGACACCGGGCTGAGCTCCATGCACAGCCAGGACTCGGACTCGGTGCCCGTGTGCGAATCCCTTGTGTAG